One genomic region from Pseudorca crassidens isolate mPseCra1 chromosome 11, mPseCra1.hap1, whole genome shotgun sequence encodes:
- the PRPF40B gene encoding pre-mRNA-processing factor 40 homolog B isoform X3: protein MSVPDSGPRPPAAPAPFPPGPPMMPPPFMPPPGIPPPFPPMGLPPMSQRPPAIPPMPPGIMPPMLPPIGAPPPLTQIPGMVPPMMPGMLMPAVPVTAATAPGADTASSAVAGTGPPRALWSEHVAPDGRIYYYNADDKQSVWEKPSVLKSKAELLLSQCPWKEYKSDTGKPYYYNNQSKESRWTRPKDLDDLEALVKQEAAGKRQQPRTLQPQPSQPQPDPPPVPPGPTLVPTGLLEPEPGGSEDCDVSEAAQPLEQGFLQQPEEGPSSSAGQHQPPQQEEEESKPEPERSGLSWSNREKAKQAFKELLRDKAVPSNASWEQAMKMVVTDPRYSALPKLSEKKQAFNAYKAQREKEEKEEARLKAKEAKQTLQHFLEQHERMTSTTRYRRAEQTFGELEVWAVVPERDRKEVYDDVLFFLAKKEKEQAKQLRRRNIQALKSILDGMSSVNFQTTWSQAQQYLMDNPSFAQDHQLQNMDKEDALICFEEHIRALEREEEEERERARLRERRQQRKNREAFQTFLDELHETGQLHSMSTWMELYPAVSTDVRFANMLGQPGSTPLDLFKFYVEELKARFHDEKKIIKDILKDRGFCVEVNTAFEDFAHVISFDKRAAALDAGNIKLTFNSLLEKAEAREREREKEEARRLRRREAAFRSMLRQAVPAVELGTAWEEVRERFVCDSAFEQITLESERIRLFREFLQVLETECQHLHSKGRKHGRKGKKHHRKRSHSPSVSWRGSESEDEELPPPSLRPPRRRRRNPSESGSEPSSSLDSIESGGAALGGRGSPSSRLLLGSDHGLRKVKKPKKRTKKRRHKSNSPESETDPEEKAGKESDEKEPEQDKDRDLRRAELPNRSAGFGIKKEKTGWDTSESELSEGELERRRRTLLQQLDDHQ from the exons ATG TCGGTTCCCGATTCTGGTCCCCGGCCCCCAGCAGCGCCTGCCCCCTTCCCACCGGGGCCCCCCATGATGCCACCACCCTTC ATGCCTCCTCCAGGAATCCCCCCACCTTTTCCTCCAATGGGGCTCCCTCCGATGAGTCAGAGACCACCGGCCATCCCCCCCATGCCACCTGGCATCATGCCTCCAATGCTTCCACCAATAGGGGCACCACCACCACTCACACAG ATACCAGGAATGGTACCACCCATGATGCCAGGGATGCTGATGCCAGCGGTGCCCGTCACCGCAGCG ACGGCTCCAGGTGCGGACACCGCCAGCT CTGCTGTGGCTGGGACGGGCCCTCCG agggCCCTGTGGAGTGAGCATGTGGCCCCTGATGGGCGCATCTACTACTACAATGCTGACGACAAGCAGTCCGTGTGGGAGAAGCCCAGCGTGCTCAAGTCCAAGGCAGAG CTCCTGCTATCCCAGTGTCCCTGGAAAGAGTACAAGTCGGACACAGGCAAACCTTACTACTATAACAACCAGAGTAAGGAGTCCCGCTGGACCCGGCCCAAGGACCTGGATGACCTGGAGG CTCTAGTCAAACAAGAGGCTGCAGG GAAACGGCAGCAGCCACGGACACTACAGCCTCAGCCTTCTCAGCCACAGCCTGACCCCCCACCTGTGCCGCCTGGCCCCACCTTGGTGCCCACGGGCCTCCTAGAACCTGAGCCAGGTGGGAGTGAAGATTGCGATGTGTCAGAGGCTGCCCAGCCTCTGGAGCAGGGGTTCCTGCAGCAGCCAGAGGAGGGCCCCAGCAG TTCTGCTGGACAGCATCAGCCACcacagcaggaggaagaggaatcAAAGCCAGAACCGGAGAGGTCTGGCCTCAGTTGGAGCAATCGGGAGAAGGCAAAGCAGGCCTTCAAGGAGCTGCTGAGGGATAAG GCTGTCCCCTCCAATGCTTCGTGGGAACAGGCCATGAAGATGGTGGTCACCGACCCCCGTTACAG TGCCTTGCCCAAACTGAGTGAGAAAAAGCAGGCATTCAATGCCTACAAGGCGCAgcgggagaaggaggagaaggaagaggcccGGCTAAAAGCCAAGGAGGCCAAGCAGACCTTGCAGCATTTCTTGGAGCAGCATGAGCGCATGACCTCCACCACCCGCTACCG GCGGGCAGAACAGACCTTTGGGGAGCTGGAGGTCTGGGCTGTGGTCCCCGAGAGGGATCGAAAAGAGGTTTATGATGATGTCCTTTTCTTCCTGGCCAAGAAGGAGAAG GAACAGGCCAAGCAGCTCCGGCGCCGCAACATCCAGGCCCTGAAGAGCATCCTGGATGGGATGAGTAGCGTCAACTTCCAAACCACATGGTCCCAGGCCCAGCAGTACCTCATGGATAACCCCAGCTTTGCTCAGGACCATCAGCTACAGA ACATGGACAAGGAAGATGCGCTGATCTGCTTTGAGGAGCACATCCGTGCtttggagagggaggaggaggaggagcgagAGAGGGCCCGGCTTCGGGAGCGGCGCCAGCAGCGCAAGAACCGGGAGGCCTTTCAG ACCTTCCTGGATGAGCTGCACGAGACAGGGCAGCTGCACTCTATGTCCACCTGGATGGAGCTGTACCCAGCAGTCAGCACTGATGTCCGCTTTGCCAACATGCTGGGCCAGCCGG GCTCCACCCCTCTGGACTTATTCAAGTTCTATGTGGAGGAGTTGAAGGCACGATTCCATGATGAGAAGAAGATCATTAAGGACATCCTTAAG GACCGGGGCTTCTGCGTGGAGGTGAACACAGCCTTTGAGGACTTCGCCCACGTCATAAGCTTTGACAAGAGGGCTGCTGCGCTGGATGCAGGCAACATCAAGCTGACTTTCAATAGT CTGCTGGAGAAAGCAGAGGCGCGGGAGAGAGAGCGGGAGAAGGAGGAGGCACGAAGGCTGCGGCGCAGAGAAGCTGCCTTTCGAAGCATGCTGAGGCAGGCTGTGCCTGCTGTGGAGCTGGGCACTGCCTGGGAAGAG GTCCGTGAGCGCTTTGTGTGCGACTCAGCCTTTGAGCAGATCACCCTGGAGTCGGAGCGGATCCGGCTCTTCCGGGAGTTCCTGCAGGTACTGGAG ACTGAATGCCAGCACCTCCACAGCAAAGGCCGGAAACACGGCAGAAAGGGCAAGAAGCACCATCGCAAGCGTTCCCACTCGCCCTCAGTGAGTTGGCGG GGCTCTGAGTCAGAAGATGAAGAGCTGCCCCCACCATCTCTCCGGCCCCCCAGGCGGAGGCGGCGGAACCCCTCGGAGTCAGGCTCTGAGCCCTCTTCCTCACTTGATTCTATTGAAAGTGGGGGTGCTGCCCTTGGAGGACGGGGTTCCCCATCCTCCCGCCTTCTCCTTGGATCAG ATCATGGCCTTCGGAAAGTCAAGAAACCAAAAAAGAGAACTAAGAAGAGAAGACACAAGTCG AACAGTCCTGAGAGTGAGACAGACCCTGAGGAGAAAGCGGGCAAGGAGAGTGATGAGAAAGAACCAGAGCAGGACAAGGACAGGGACCTCCGGCGGGCAGAGCTCCCTAACCGCTCCGCAGGCTTTGGAATCAAAAAGGAGAAG ACGGGCTGGGACACGTCGGAAAGCGAGCTGAGCGAGGGTGAGCTGGAAAGACGGCGGCGGACGCTCCTGCAGCAGCTGGATGACCACCAGTGA
- the PRPF40B gene encoding pre-mRNA-processing factor 40 homolog B isoform X8 — MMPPPGIPPPFPPMGLPPMSQRPPAIPPMPPGIMPPMLPPIGAPPPLTQIPGMVPPMMPGMLMPAVPVTAATAPGADTASSAVAGTGPPRALWSEHVAPDGRIYYYNADDKQSVWEKPSVLKSKAELLLSQCPWKEYKSDTGKPYYYNNQSKESRWTRPKDLDDLEALVKQEAAGKRQQPRTLQPQPSQPQPDPPPVPPGPTLVPTGLLEPEPGGSEDCDVSEAAQPLEQGFLQQPEEGPSSSAGQHQPPQQEEEESKPEPERSGLSWSNREKAKQAFKELLRDKAVPSNASWEQAMKMVVTDPRYSALPKLSEKKQAFNAYKAQREKEEKEEARLKAKEAKQTLQHFLEQHERMTSTTRYRRAEQTFGELEVWAVVPERDRKEVYDDVLFFLAKKEKEQAKQLRRRNIQALKSILDGMSSVNFQTTWSQAQQYLMDNPSFAQDHQLQNMDKEDALICFEEHIRALEREEEEERERARLRERRQQRKNREAFQTFLDELHETGQLHSMSTWMELYPAVSTDVRFANMLGQPGSTPLDLFKFYVEELKARFHDEKKIIKDILKDRGFCVEVNTAFEDFAHVISFDKRAAALDAGNIKLTFNSLLEKAEAREREREKEEARRLRRREAAFRSMLRQAVPAVELGTAWEEVRERFVCDSAFEQITLESERIRLFREFLQVLETECQHLHSKGRKHGRKGKKHHRKRSHSPSVSWRGSESEDEELPPPSLRPPRRRRRNPSESGSEPSSSLDSIESGGAALGGRGSPSSRLLLGSDHGLRKVKKPKKRTKKRRHKSNSPESETDPEEKAGKESDEKEPEQDKDRDLRRAELPNRSAGFGIKKEKTGWDTSESELSEGELERRRRTLLQQLDDHQ; from the exons ATG ATGCCTCCTCCAGGAATCCCCCCACCTTTTCCTCCAATGGGGCTCCCTCCGATGAGTCAGAGACCACCGGCCATCCCCCCCATGCCACCTGGCATCATGCCTCCAATGCTTCCACCAATAGGGGCACCACCACCACTCACACAG ATACCAGGAATGGTACCACCCATGATGCCAGGGATGCTGATGCCAGCGGTGCCCGTCACCGCAGCG ACGGCTCCAGGTGCGGACACCGCCAGCT CTGCTGTGGCTGGGACGGGCCCTCCG agggCCCTGTGGAGTGAGCATGTGGCCCCTGATGGGCGCATCTACTACTACAATGCTGACGACAAGCAGTCCGTGTGGGAGAAGCCCAGCGTGCTCAAGTCCAAGGCAGAG CTCCTGCTATCCCAGTGTCCCTGGAAAGAGTACAAGTCGGACACAGGCAAACCTTACTACTATAACAACCAGAGTAAGGAGTCCCGCTGGACCCGGCCCAAGGACCTGGATGACCTGGAGG CTCTAGTCAAACAAGAGGCTGCAGG GAAACGGCAGCAGCCACGGACACTACAGCCTCAGCCTTCTCAGCCACAGCCTGACCCCCCACCTGTGCCGCCTGGCCCCACCTTGGTGCCCACGGGCCTCCTAGAACCTGAGCCAGGTGGGAGTGAAGATTGCGATGTGTCAGAGGCTGCCCAGCCTCTGGAGCAGGGGTTCCTGCAGCAGCCAGAGGAGGGCCCCAGCAG TTCTGCTGGACAGCATCAGCCACcacagcaggaggaagaggaatcAAAGCCAGAACCGGAGAGGTCTGGCCTCAGTTGGAGCAATCGGGAGAAGGCAAAGCAGGCCTTCAAGGAGCTGCTGAGGGATAAG GCTGTCCCCTCCAATGCTTCGTGGGAACAGGCCATGAAGATGGTGGTCACCGACCCCCGTTACAG TGCCTTGCCCAAACTGAGTGAGAAAAAGCAGGCATTCAATGCCTACAAGGCGCAgcgggagaaggaggagaaggaagaggcccGGCTAAAAGCCAAGGAGGCCAAGCAGACCTTGCAGCATTTCTTGGAGCAGCATGAGCGCATGACCTCCACCACCCGCTACCG GCGGGCAGAACAGACCTTTGGGGAGCTGGAGGTCTGGGCTGTGGTCCCCGAGAGGGATCGAAAAGAGGTTTATGATGATGTCCTTTTCTTCCTGGCCAAGAAGGAGAAG GAACAGGCCAAGCAGCTCCGGCGCCGCAACATCCAGGCCCTGAAGAGCATCCTGGATGGGATGAGTAGCGTCAACTTCCAAACCACATGGTCCCAGGCCCAGCAGTACCTCATGGATAACCCCAGCTTTGCTCAGGACCATCAGCTACAGA ACATGGACAAGGAAGATGCGCTGATCTGCTTTGAGGAGCACATCCGTGCtttggagagggaggaggaggaggagcgagAGAGGGCCCGGCTTCGGGAGCGGCGCCAGCAGCGCAAGAACCGGGAGGCCTTTCAG ACCTTCCTGGATGAGCTGCACGAGACAGGGCAGCTGCACTCTATGTCCACCTGGATGGAGCTGTACCCAGCAGTCAGCACTGATGTCCGCTTTGCCAACATGCTGGGCCAGCCGG GCTCCACCCCTCTGGACTTATTCAAGTTCTATGTGGAGGAGTTGAAGGCACGATTCCATGATGAGAAGAAGATCATTAAGGACATCCTTAAG GACCGGGGCTTCTGCGTGGAGGTGAACACAGCCTTTGAGGACTTCGCCCACGTCATAAGCTTTGACAAGAGGGCTGCTGCGCTGGATGCAGGCAACATCAAGCTGACTTTCAATAGT CTGCTGGAGAAAGCAGAGGCGCGGGAGAGAGAGCGGGAGAAGGAGGAGGCACGAAGGCTGCGGCGCAGAGAAGCTGCCTTTCGAAGCATGCTGAGGCAGGCTGTGCCTGCTGTGGAGCTGGGCACTGCCTGGGAAGAG GTCCGTGAGCGCTTTGTGTGCGACTCAGCCTTTGAGCAGATCACCCTGGAGTCGGAGCGGATCCGGCTCTTCCGGGAGTTCCTGCAGGTACTGGAG ACTGAATGCCAGCACCTCCACAGCAAAGGCCGGAAACACGGCAGAAAGGGCAAGAAGCACCATCGCAAGCGTTCCCACTCGCCCTCAGTGAGTTGGCGG GGCTCTGAGTCAGAAGATGAAGAGCTGCCCCCACCATCTCTCCGGCCCCCCAGGCGGAGGCGGCGGAACCCCTCGGAGTCAGGCTCTGAGCCCTCTTCCTCACTTGATTCTATTGAAAGTGGGGGTGCTGCCCTTGGAGGACGGGGTTCCCCATCCTCCCGCCTTCTCCTTGGATCAG ATCATGGCCTTCGGAAAGTCAAGAAACCAAAAAAGAGAACTAAGAAGAGAAGACACAAGTCG AACAGTCCTGAGAGTGAGACAGACCCTGAGGAGAAAGCGGGCAAGGAGAGTGATGAGAAAGAACCAGAGCAGGACAAGGACAGGGACCTCCGGCGGGCAGAGCTCCCTAACCGCTCCGCAGGCTTTGGAATCAAAAAGGAGAAG ACGGGCTGGGACACGTCGGAAAGCGAGCTGAGCGAGGGTGAGCTGGAAAGACGGCGGCGGACGCTCCTGCAGCAGCTGGATGACCACCAGTGA
- the PRPF40B gene encoding pre-mRNA-processing factor 40 homolog B isoform X4 — MECYYSLSVPDSGPRPPAAPAPFPPGPPMMPPPFMPPPGIPPPFPPMGLPPMSQRPPAIPPMPPGIMPPMLPPIGAPPPLTQIPGMVPPMMPGMLMPAVPVTAATAPGADTASSAVAGTGPPRALWSEHVAPDGRIYYYNADDKQSVWEKPSVLKSKAELLLSQCPWKEYKSDTGKPYYYNNQSKESRWTRPKDLDDLEALVKQEAAGKRQQPRTLQPQPSQPQPDPPPVPPGPTLVPTGLLEPEPGGSEDCDVSEAAQPLEQGFLQQPEEGPSSSAGQHQPPQQEEEESKPEPERSGLSWSNREKAKQAFKELLRDKAVPSNASWEQAMKMVVTDPRYSALPKLSEKKQAFNAYKAQREKEEKEEARLKAKEAKQTLQHFLEQHERMTSTTRYRRAEQTFGELEVWAVVPERDRKEVYDDVLFFLAKKEKEQAKQLRRRNIQALKSILDGMSSVNFQTTWSQAQQYLMDNPSFAQDHQLQNMDKEDALICFEEHIRALEREEEEERERARLRERRQQRKNREAFQTFLDELHETGQLHSMSTWMELYPAVSTDVRFANMLGQPGSTPLDLFKFYVEELKARFHDEKKIIKDILKDRGFCVEVNTAFEDFAHVISFDKRAAALDAGNIKLTFNSLLEKAEAREREREKEEARRLRRREAAFRSMLRQAVPAVELGTAWEEVRERFVCDSAFEQITLESERIRLFREFLQVLETECQHLHSKGRKHGRKGKKHHRKRSHSPSVSWRGSESEDEELPPPSLRPPRRRRRNPSESGSEPSSSLDSIESGGAALGGRGSPSSRLLLGSDHGLRKVKKPKKRTKKRRHKSELRRRALGSYRTVLRVRQTLRRKRARRVMRKNQSRTRTGTSGGQSSLTAPQALESKRRRRAGTRRKAS; from the exons atggaatgtTATTATTCTCTG TCGGTTCCCGATTCTGGTCCCCGGCCCCCAGCAGCGCCTGCCCCCTTCCCACCGGGGCCCCCCATGATGCCACCACCCTTC ATGCCTCCTCCAGGAATCCCCCCACCTTTTCCTCCAATGGGGCTCCCTCCGATGAGTCAGAGACCACCGGCCATCCCCCCCATGCCACCTGGCATCATGCCTCCAATGCTTCCACCAATAGGGGCACCACCACCACTCACACAG ATACCAGGAATGGTACCACCCATGATGCCAGGGATGCTGATGCCAGCGGTGCCCGTCACCGCAGCG ACGGCTCCAGGTGCGGACACCGCCAGCT CTGCTGTGGCTGGGACGGGCCCTCCG agggCCCTGTGGAGTGAGCATGTGGCCCCTGATGGGCGCATCTACTACTACAATGCTGACGACAAGCAGTCCGTGTGGGAGAAGCCCAGCGTGCTCAAGTCCAAGGCAGAG CTCCTGCTATCCCAGTGTCCCTGGAAAGAGTACAAGTCGGACACAGGCAAACCTTACTACTATAACAACCAGAGTAAGGAGTCCCGCTGGACCCGGCCCAAGGACCTGGATGACCTGGAGG CTCTAGTCAAACAAGAGGCTGCAGG GAAACGGCAGCAGCCACGGACACTACAGCCTCAGCCTTCTCAGCCACAGCCTGACCCCCCACCTGTGCCGCCTGGCCCCACCTTGGTGCCCACGGGCCTCCTAGAACCTGAGCCAGGTGGGAGTGAAGATTGCGATGTGTCAGAGGCTGCCCAGCCTCTGGAGCAGGGGTTCCTGCAGCAGCCAGAGGAGGGCCCCAGCAG TTCTGCTGGACAGCATCAGCCACcacagcaggaggaagaggaatcAAAGCCAGAACCGGAGAGGTCTGGCCTCAGTTGGAGCAATCGGGAGAAGGCAAAGCAGGCCTTCAAGGAGCTGCTGAGGGATAAG GCTGTCCCCTCCAATGCTTCGTGGGAACAGGCCATGAAGATGGTGGTCACCGACCCCCGTTACAG TGCCTTGCCCAAACTGAGTGAGAAAAAGCAGGCATTCAATGCCTACAAGGCGCAgcgggagaaggaggagaaggaagaggcccGGCTAAAAGCCAAGGAGGCCAAGCAGACCTTGCAGCATTTCTTGGAGCAGCATGAGCGCATGACCTCCACCACCCGCTACCG GCGGGCAGAACAGACCTTTGGGGAGCTGGAGGTCTGGGCTGTGGTCCCCGAGAGGGATCGAAAAGAGGTTTATGATGATGTCCTTTTCTTCCTGGCCAAGAAGGAGAAG GAACAGGCCAAGCAGCTCCGGCGCCGCAACATCCAGGCCCTGAAGAGCATCCTGGATGGGATGAGTAGCGTCAACTTCCAAACCACATGGTCCCAGGCCCAGCAGTACCTCATGGATAACCCCAGCTTTGCTCAGGACCATCAGCTACAGA ACATGGACAAGGAAGATGCGCTGATCTGCTTTGAGGAGCACATCCGTGCtttggagagggaggaggaggaggagcgagAGAGGGCCCGGCTTCGGGAGCGGCGCCAGCAGCGCAAGAACCGGGAGGCCTTTCAG ACCTTCCTGGATGAGCTGCACGAGACAGGGCAGCTGCACTCTATGTCCACCTGGATGGAGCTGTACCCAGCAGTCAGCACTGATGTCCGCTTTGCCAACATGCTGGGCCAGCCGG GCTCCACCCCTCTGGACTTATTCAAGTTCTATGTGGAGGAGTTGAAGGCACGATTCCATGATGAGAAGAAGATCATTAAGGACATCCTTAAG GACCGGGGCTTCTGCGTGGAGGTGAACACAGCCTTTGAGGACTTCGCCCACGTCATAAGCTTTGACAAGAGGGCTGCTGCGCTGGATGCAGGCAACATCAAGCTGACTTTCAATAGT CTGCTGGAGAAAGCAGAGGCGCGGGAGAGAGAGCGGGAGAAGGAGGAGGCACGAAGGCTGCGGCGCAGAGAAGCTGCCTTTCGAAGCATGCTGAGGCAGGCTGTGCCTGCTGTGGAGCTGGGCACTGCCTGGGAAGAG GTCCGTGAGCGCTTTGTGTGCGACTCAGCCTTTGAGCAGATCACCCTGGAGTCGGAGCGGATCCGGCTCTTCCGGGAGTTCCTGCAGGTACTGGAG ACTGAATGCCAGCACCTCCACAGCAAAGGCCGGAAACACGGCAGAAAGGGCAAGAAGCACCATCGCAAGCGTTCCCACTCGCCCTCAGTGAGTTGGCGG GGCTCTGAGTCAGAAGATGAAGAGCTGCCCCCACCATCTCTCCGGCCCCCCAGGCGGAGGCGGCGGAACCCCTCGGAGTCAGGCTCTGAGCCCTCTTCCTCACTTGATTCTATTGAAAGTGGGGGTGCTGCCCTTGGAGGACGGGGTTCCCCATCCTCCCGCCTTCTCCTTGGATCAG ATCATGGCCTTCGGAAAGTCAAGAAACCAAAAAAGAGAACTAAGAAGAGAAGACACAAGTCG GAACTGAGGAGGCGGGCTCTGGGCTCTTACAGAACAGTCCTGAGAGTGAGACAGACCCTGAGGAGAAAGCGGGCAAGGAGAGTGATGAGAAAGAACCAGAGCAGGACAAGGACAGGGACCTCCGGCGGGCAGAGCTCCCTAACCGCTCCGCAGGCTTTGGAATCAAAAAGGAGAAG ACGGGCTGGGACACGTCGGAAAGCGAGCTGA
- the PRPF40B gene encoding pre-mRNA-processing factor 40 homolog B isoform X1, producing MECYYSLSVPDSGPRPPAAPAPFPPGPPMMPPPFMPPPGIPPPFPPMGLPPMSQRPPAIPPMPPGIMPPMLPPIGAPPPLTQIPGMVPPMMPGMLMPAVPVTAATAPGADTASSAVAGTGPPRALWSEHVAPDGRIYYYNADDKQSVWEKPSVLKSKAELLLSQCPWKEYKSDTGKPYYYNNQSKESRWTRPKDLDDLEALVKQEAAGKRQQPRTLQPQPSQPQPDPPPVPPGPTLVPTGLLEPEPGGSEDCDVSEAAQPLEQGFLQQPEEGPSSSAGQHQPPQQEEEESKPEPERSGLSWSNREKAKQAFKELLRDKAVPSNASWEQAMKMVVTDPRYSALPKLSEKKQAFNAYKAQREKEEKEEARLKAKEAKQTLQHFLEQHERMTSTTRYRRAEQTFGELEVWAVVPERDRKEVYDDVLFFLAKKEKEQAKQLRRRNIQALKSILDGMSSVNFQTTWSQAQQYLMDNPSFAQDHQLQNMDKEDALICFEEHIRALEREEEEERERARLRERRQQRKNREAFQTFLDELHETGQLHSMSTWMELYPAVSTDVRFANMLGQPGSTPLDLFKFYVEELKARFHDEKKIIKDILKDRGFCVEVNTAFEDFAHVISFDKRAAALDAGNIKLTFNSLLEKAEAREREREKEEARRLRRREAAFRSMLRQAVPAVELGTAWEEVRERFVCDSAFEQITLESERIRLFREFLQVLETECQHLHSKGRKHGRKGKKHHRKRSHSPSVSWRGSESEDEELPPPSLRPPRRRRRNPSESGSEPSSSLDSIESGGAALGGRGSPSSRLLLGSDHGLRKVKKPKKRTKKRRHKSNSPESETDPEEKAGKESDEKEPEQDKDRDLRRAELPNRSAGFGIKKEKTGWDTSESELSEGELERRRRTLLQQLDDHQ from the exons atggaatgtTATTATTCTCTG TCGGTTCCCGATTCTGGTCCCCGGCCCCCAGCAGCGCCTGCCCCCTTCCCACCGGGGCCCCCCATGATGCCACCACCCTTC ATGCCTCCTCCAGGAATCCCCCCACCTTTTCCTCCAATGGGGCTCCCTCCGATGAGTCAGAGACCACCGGCCATCCCCCCCATGCCACCTGGCATCATGCCTCCAATGCTTCCACCAATAGGGGCACCACCACCACTCACACAG ATACCAGGAATGGTACCACCCATGATGCCAGGGATGCTGATGCCAGCGGTGCCCGTCACCGCAGCG ACGGCTCCAGGTGCGGACACCGCCAGCT CTGCTGTGGCTGGGACGGGCCCTCCG agggCCCTGTGGAGTGAGCATGTGGCCCCTGATGGGCGCATCTACTACTACAATGCTGACGACAAGCAGTCCGTGTGGGAGAAGCCCAGCGTGCTCAAGTCCAAGGCAGAG CTCCTGCTATCCCAGTGTCCCTGGAAAGAGTACAAGTCGGACACAGGCAAACCTTACTACTATAACAACCAGAGTAAGGAGTCCCGCTGGACCCGGCCCAAGGACCTGGATGACCTGGAGG CTCTAGTCAAACAAGAGGCTGCAGG GAAACGGCAGCAGCCACGGACACTACAGCCTCAGCCTTCTCAGCCACAGCCTGACCCCCCACCTGTGCCGCCTGGCCCCACCTTGGTGCCCACGGGCCTCCTAGAACCTGAGCCAGGTGGGAGTGAAGATTGCGATGTGTCAGAGGCTGCCCAGCCTCTGGAGCAGGGGTTCCTGCAGCAGCCAGAGGAGGGCCCCAGCAG TTCTGCTGGACAGCATCAGCCACcacagcaggaggaagaggaatcAAAGCCAGAACCGGAGAGGTCTGGCCTCAGTTGGAGCAATCGGGAGAAGGCAAAGCAGGCCTTCAAGGAGCTGCTGAGGGATAAG GCTGTCCCCTCCAATGCTTCGTGGGAACAGGCCATGAAGATGGTGGTCACCGACCCCCGTTACAG TGCCTTGCCCAAACTGAGTGAGAAAAAGCAGGCATTCAATGCCTACAAGGCGCAgcgggagaaggaggagaaggaagaggcccGGCTAAAAGCCAAGGAGGCCAAGCAGACCTTGCAGCATTTCTTGGAGCAGCATGAGCGCATGACCTCCACCACCCGCTACCG GCGGGCAGAACAGACCTTTGGGGAGCTGGAGGTCTGGGCTGTGGTCCCCGAGAGGGATCGAAAAGAGGTTTATGATGATGTCCTTTTCTTCCTGGCCAAGAAGGAGAAG GAACAGGCCAAGCAGCTCCGGCGCCGCAACATCCAGGCCCTGAAGAGCATCCTGGATGGGATGAGTAGCGTCAACTTCCAAACCACATGGTCCCAGGCCCAGCAGTACCTCATGGATAACCCCAGCTTTGCTCAGGACCATCAGCTACAGA ACATGGACAAGGAAGATGCGCTGATCTGCTTTGAGGAGCACATCCGTGCtttggagagggaggaggaggaggagcgagAGAGGGCCCGGCTTCGGGAGCGGCGCCAGCAGCGCAAGAACCGGGAGGCCTTTCAG ACCTTCCTGGATGAGCTGCACGAGACAGGGCAGCTGCACTCTATGTCCACCTGGATGGAGCTGTACCCAGCAGTCAGCACTGATGTCCGCTTTGCCAACATGCTGGGCCAGCCGG GCTCCACCCCTCTGGACTTATTCAAGTTCTATGTGGAGGAGTTGAAGGCACGATTCCATGATGAGAAGAAGATCATTAAGGACATCCTTAAG GACCGGGGCTTCTGCGTGGAGGTGAACACAGCCTTTGAGGACTTCGCCCACGTCATAAGCTTTGACAAGAGGGCTGCTGCGCTGGATGCAGGCAACATCAAGCTGACTTTCAATAGT CTGCTGGAGAAAGCAGAGGCGCGGGAGAGAGAGCGGGAGAAGGAGGAGGCACGAAGGCTGCGGCGCAGAGAAGCTGCCTTTCGAAGCATGCTGAGGCAGGCTGTGCCTGCTGTGGAGCTGGGCACTGCCTGGGAAGAG GTCCGTGAGCGCTTTGTGTGCGACTCAGCCTTTGAGCAGATCACCCTGGAGTCGGAGCGGATCCGGCTCTTCCGGGAGTTCCTGCAGGTACTGGAG ACTGAATGCCAGCACCTCCACAGCAAAGGCCGGAAACACGGCAGAAAGGGCAAGAAGCACCATCGCAAGCGTTCCCACTCGCCCTCAGTGAGTTGGCGG GGCTCTGAGTCAGAAGATGAAGAGCTGCCCCCACCATCTCTCCGGCCCCCCAGGCGGAGGCGGCGGAACCCCTCGGAGTCAGGCTCTGAGCCCTCTTCCTCACTTGATTCTATTGAAAGTGGGGGTGCTGCCCTTGGAGGACGGGGTTCCCCATCCTCCCGCCTTCTCCTTGGATCAG ATCATGGCCTTCGGAAAGTCAAGAAACCAAAAAAGAGAACTAAGAAGAGAAGACACAAGTCG AACAGTCCTGAGAGTGAGACAGACCCTGAGGAGAAAGCGGGCAAGGAGAGTGATGAGAAAGAACCAGAGCAGGACAAGGACAGGGACCTCCGGCGGGCAGAGCTCCCTAACCGCTCCGCAGGCTTTGGAATCAAAAAGGAGAAG ACGGGCTGGGACACGTCGGAAAGCGAGCTGAGCGAGGGTGAGCTGGAAAGACGGCGGCGGACGCTCCTGCAGCAGCTGGATGACCACCAGTGA